A part of Setaria viridis chromosome 8, Setaria_viridis_v4.0, whole genome shotgun sequence genomic DNA contains:
- the LOC117833574 gene encoding xylanase inhibitor protein 2, which translates to MLIFFDPHPISSHINPRAPRFHLDRNRTTTHTTMASLRCSLLLAPVLLLPMLAVGSLAAGPGNIAVFWGRNKDEGTLREACDTGTYNTVLISFLTGFGGHVAPSLDLSGHPLAGVGDDVKHCQSKGILVLVSIGGPAGGANYSLPSHQSAADLADHLWDAYLGGSRAGVLRPFGDAALDGVDFYVDHGGAAAADHYADLARRLHGRSRGGYRGATLTATVRCAYPDPDLTAALATGLFSRIHVRLYGGDLKCEWGQFDSWNKWAAAYPGSRVFVGVVASPEADKDAYLFQKDLYYGILQFAQKVPNYGGLMIWDRYYDKMNHYISSS; encoded by the coding sequence ATGCTCATCTTCTTCGATCCGCACCCGATCTCCTCGCATATAAATCCTCGTGCTCCGCGTTTCCATCTCGATCGCAACCGGACCACCACGCACACCACCATGGCTTCCCTGCGGTGCAGCCTCCTCCTAGctcccgtcctcctcctccccatgCTGGCGGTGGGGTCACTCGCTGCCGGCCCGGGCAACATCGCCGTGTTCTGGGGCCGGAACAAGGACGAGGGCACGCTGCGGGAGGCCTGCGACACTGGCACCTACAACACCGTCCTCATCTCCTTCCTCACCGGCTTCGGCGGGCACGTCGCCCCCTCGCTCGACCTCTCCGGCCACCcgctcgccggcgtcggcgacgacgtCAAGCACTGCCAGTCCAAGGGCATCCTCGTCCTCGTCTCCATCGGcgggcccgccggcggcgccaacTACTCCCTCCCTTCCCATCAGTCGGCCGCGGACCTCGCCGACCACCTCTGGGACGCCTACCTCGGCGGCTCCCGCGCCGGCGTGCTCCGCCCCTTCGGCGACGCGGCGCTCGACGGCGTCGACTTCTACGTCGaccatggcggcgccgccgccgccgaccactaCGCTGATCTCGCCAGGCGCCTCCACGGCAGGAGCCGCGGCGGCTACCGCGGCGCGACGCTGACGGCGACGGTGCGGTGCGCGTACCCGGACCCGGACCtgacggcggcgctggcgacggGTCTGTTCAGCCGCATCCACGTCCGGCTCTACGGCGGCGACCTGAAGTGCGAGTGGGGCCAGTTCGATTCGTGGAACAAGTGGGCGGCGGCGTACCCGGGGAGCCGGGTGTTCGTCGGCGTCGTGGCGTCGCCAGAGGCGGACAAGGACGCGTACCTGTTCCAGAAGGACCTCTACTACGGCATCCTGCAGTTCGCACAGAAGGTGCCCAACTATGGAGGGCTCATGATCTGGGACAGGTACTACGACAAGATGAACCACTACATCAGCAGCAGCTAA
- the LOC117834015 gene encoding transcription factor BHLH062, which yields MVADTESSDSLPGSSNAAAETPVHGSLDQRSQEKTPKKTHKAEREKLKRDQLNELFLELGSMLDLDRQNTGKATVLGDAARVLRDLVTQVESLRKEQSALLSEQQYVSSEKNELQEENATLKSQISELANDLCARMGSSSLSLSSPGMSHPVANATSPDLATHPMPHHMWGNIPNLSSVAMAHQTTTVSPVHSQHHSANDVEVYAPPPQELQLFPGTSSSPEHECSGIRSAATNSSSLTDSLPGQLCLSLTQSSQEESSSGVLGRRKER from the exons ATGGTGGCTGACACAGAAAGCTCAGATTCGCTACCTGGAAGTTCAAATGCTGCTGCTGAGACGCCTGTTCATGG GTCTCTTGATCAAAGATCTCAGGAAAAGACTCCAAAGAAAACTCATAAAGCTGAACGAGAGAAGCTCAAGCGTGATCAGTTAAATGAACTTTTTCTTGAGCTCGGCAGTATGCTAG ATCTTGATCGACAAAATACAGGAAAAGCCACGGTATTAGGTGATGCTGCGCGAGTACTGCGAGATCTGGTTACTCAAGTAGAATCTCTTAGAAAGGAACAATCTGCTCTTCTATCGGAACAACAATAT GTCAGTTCAGAGAAGAACGAGCTGCAAGAGGAGAATGCTACACTCAAATCCCAAATATCAGAACTAGCAAACGATCTCTGTGCAAGGATGGGGAGTAGCAGTCTCAGTCTAAGCAGTCCTGGGATGTCACATCCAGTGGCGAACGCTACAAGTCCTGATTTGGCGACTCACCCCATGCCACATCACATGTGGGGCAACATTCCTAATTTAAGCTCTGTAGCCATGGCGCATCAAACGACTACAGTATCACCAGTGCACAGTCAGCATCACTCTGCCAATGATGTTGAAGTTTATGCACCGCCGCCTCAGGAGCTGCAGCTCTTTCCAGGGACATCCTCATCACCAGAGCATGAATGTTCAGGCATCAGAAGCGCAGCAACCAACTCTTCAAGCCTGACAGATTCTTTGCCAGGGCAGCTTTGCTTAAGCCTTACACAATCATCTCAAGAAGAAAGCAGCAGCGGTGTGTTGGGCAGAAGAAAAGAACGGTGA